A genomic region of Oceanivirga salmonicida contains the following coding sequences:
- the nrdI gene encoding class Ib ribonucleoside-diphosphate reductase assembly flavoprotein NrdI: MHKDIKELKDIDKPNGDITIVYFSSISNNTHRFVQKLGLENIYRISDDLIMNKNFVLITPTYGGGGNDTKGSVPKQVIHFLNQKQNRDNCKGVVASGNTNFGDTFCLAGIIISKKLNVPLLYQFELLGTNDDVINLNNILKNFWEKQK, encoded by the coding sequence ATGCATAAAGATATAAAAGAATTAAAAGATATTGATAAACCTAATGGAGATATTACCATAGTATATTTTTCTTCTATATCTAATAATACACATAGATTTGTTCAAAAATTAGGATTAGAAAATATATATAGAATATCTGATGATTTAATAATGAATAAAAACTTTGTCCTTATAACACCAACTTATGGTGGTGGGGGAAATGATACTAAAGGAAGTGTTCCAAAACAAGTTATACATTTTTTAAATCAAAAACAAAACAGAGATAATTGTAAAGGAGTAGTTGCTAGTGGAAATACTAACTTTGGCGATACTTTCTGTTTAGCGGGTATAATAATTTCAAAAAAATTAAATGTACCTTTACTTTATCAATTTGAATTATTAGGAACTAATGACGATGTTATTAACCTAAATAATATATTAAAAAATTTCTGGGAGAAACAAAAATGA
- the nrdE gene encoding class 1b ribonucleoside-diphosphate reductase subunit alpha — protein MSEKKSKISLELNQADKYLALNAMSKMLVCGKTNYEADKEAVDEYMNVHVIPNSKKFNSVKERLEYLINNNYYEKEVLDLYSMSELEELYTIADSYNHKFPNLMGAMKFFNSYCLKTFDNKTYLENYEQRVVANAILLSDGVFEDAKNLVHLMMKKVFQPATPTFLNALKRNRGEYVSCYLLRTEDNMESIARSISTSLQLSKRGGGVAICLTNLREFGAPIKNIAGAATGIIPVMKLLEDTFSYANQLGQRQGAGAVYINAHHPDIMAFLDTKRENADEKVRIKSLSLGVVIPDITFELAKKNEEMALFSPFDVEKEYGKAFSDISVTDEYYNMLNNDKIGKTYINARKLFQTIAELHFESGYPYILFDDTVNKNNPHTKAGRIVMSNLCSEIVQVNTASTYKEDLSFEHVGKDVSCNLASINIAKIMEDGQNFGKDIYESIKALDYISRNSDLSCAPSIQKGNNANRALGLGAMNLHGFLADNKIYYDSKEALDFTNMYFYTVTYHAFKASNKLAIDRNNTFDGFNESRYASGEYFDKYTKCEENFWTPNTEKIKNIFEKYKVKIPSKNDWLELVESIKKYGLANSHLQAVAPTGSISYLSSCTPSLQPVVAPIEVRKEGKLGRIYVPAYKLSDETLPYYEQGAYELGPNPIIDIAAEAQKHVDQAISLTLFMTDTATTRDLNKAYIRAFSKKCASIYYVRIRQEILEGSESLECESCMI, from the coding sequence ATGAGCGAGAAAAAATCAAAAATATCATTAGAATTAAATCAGGCAGATAAATATCTTGCACTAAATGCTATGAGTAAAATGTTAGTTTGTGGTAAAACTAACTATGAAGCTGATAAGGAAGCAGTAGATGAATACATGAATGTGCATGTAATACCTAATAGCAAAAAATTTAATTCAGTTAAAGAAAGATTAGAATATTTAATAAATAATAATTACTATGAAAAAGAAGTTTTAGACTTATACAGTATGTCCGAATTAGAAGAATTATATACTATTGCAGATAGTTATAATCATAAATTCCCTAATTTAATGGGAGCTATGAAATTTTTTAACTCTTACTGTTTAAAAACTTTTGATAACAAAACATATTTAGAAAATTATGAACAAAGGGTTGTAGCAAATGCTATACTTCTATCTGACGGTGTATTTGAAGATGCAAAAAATTTAGTACATTTAATGATGAAAAAAGTTTTTCAACCTGCAACACCTACTTTTTTAAATGCTTTAAAAAGAAATAGAGGAGAATATGTATCTTGTTACTTACTTAGAACAGAAGATAATATGGAATCTATCGCTAGATCAATATCAACTTCACTTCAATTATCTAAAAGAGGTGGTGGAGTTGCAATATGTCTTACTAATCTAAGAGAATTTGGAGCACCTATTAAAAATATAGCAGGAGCTGCTACTGGAATTATACCAGTTATGAAACTATTAGAAGATACTTTCTCTTATGCTAATCAATTGGGTCAAAGACAAGGAGCAGGTGCAGTATATATAAATGCTCATCACCCTGATATTATGGCTTTTCTTGATACTAAAAGAGAAAATGCTGATGAAAAAGTTAGAATTAAATCATTATCATTAGGAGTTGTAATCCCTGATATTACATTTGAATTAGCTAAGAAAAATGAAGAAATGGCTTTATTTTCTCCATTCGACGTTGAAAAAGAATATGGTAAAGCATTCTCTGATATTTCAGTAACTGATGAATACTACAACATGTTAAATAATGATAAAATAGGAAAAACATACATAAATGCAAGAAAATTATTTCAAACAATAGCAGAATTACATTTTGAATCAGGCTACCCATACATATTATTTGATGATACGGTAAATAAGAATAATCCACACACTAAGGCTGGTAGAATTGTTATGTCTAATTTATGTTCTGAAATAGTACAAGTTAATACAGCAAGTACATATAAAGAAGATTTATCTTTTGAACATGTTGGAAAAGATGTTTCGTGTAATTTAGCATCTATAAATATTGCTAAAATTATGGAAGATGGACAAAACTTTGGAAAAGATATATATGAATCTATAAAAGCACTTGACTATATTTCTAGAAATAGTGATTTATCTTGTGCTCCTAGCATACAAAAAGGAAATAATGCTAATAGAGCATTAGGTTTAGGGGCTATGAATTTACATGGTTTCTTAGCAGATAACAAAATATATTATGATAGTAAAGAAGCGTTAGATTTTACTAATATGTATTTTTATACTGTAACTTATCATGCATTTAAAGCATCTAATAAGTTAGCAATAGATAGAAATAATACGTTTGATGGATTTAATGAAAGTAGATATGCTAGTGGAGAGTATTTTGACAAGTATACAAAATGTGAAGAGAATTTCTGGACACCAAATACTGAAAAAATTAAAAATATTTTTGAAAAATATAAGGTTAAAATCCCTAGTAAAAATGATTGGTTAGAATTAGTAGAAAGTATTAAAAAATATGGTTTAGCAAATTCACACTTACAAGCAGTAGCACCAACAGGTTCTATTAGTTATTTATCTTCTTGTACACCTAGCTTACAACCAGTAGTAGCACCTATAGAAGTTAGAAAAGAAGGAAAACTTGGTAGAATATATGTTCCCGCATATAAATTAAGTGATGAAACATTACCATATTATGAACAGGGTGCTTATGAATTAGGCCCTAACCCTATAATTGATATAGCAGCAGAAGCACAAAAGCATGTAGACCAAGCAATATCACTTACACTATTTATGACTGATACTGCAACAACAAGAGATTTAAATAAAGCATATATTAGAGCATTTTCAAAAAAATGTGCTTCTATATACTATGTAAGAATTAGACAAGAAATACTTGAAGGA
- the nrdF gene encoding class 1b ribonucleoside-diphosphate reductase subunit beta, translating into MSNYYKNSVSPLEYAINGNKGAMRSVNWNKINDEKDLEVWTRVVQNFWLPEKIPVSNDLPSWKSLDASWQQLITRTFTGLTLLDSIQATVGDTAQIPNSLTDHEQVIYTNFSFMVAVHARSYGTIFSTLCSSEQIEEAHEWVIKTESLQERARFLIPYYTGDDPLKSKVAAALMPGFLLYGGFYLPFYLAARAKLPNTSDIIRLILRDKVIHNYYSGYKYQRKVEKLPLEKQKEMKEFVFDTLYKLIELEKDYLHELYDEFGLAEDAIKFSIYNAGKFLQNLGYDSPFTEEQTHIKPEVFAQLSARADENHDFFSGNGSSYIMGINEETEDEDWEF; encoded by the coding sequence ATGAGTAATTACTATAAAAATTCAGTTTCTCCCCTAGAATATGCTATAAATGGTAATAAAGGGGCAATGAGATCAGTAAACTGGAATAAAATAAATGATGAAAAAGACCTTGAAGTTTGGACTAGAGTAGTTCAAAACTTTTGGTTACCTGAAAAAATACCTGTATCAAATGATTTACCTTCATGGAAAAGTTTAGATGCATCTTGGCAACAATTAATAACTAGAACATTTACAGGGCTTACACTATTAGATAGTATACAAGCAACTGTTGGAGATACTGCACAAATACCAAATTCTTTAACTGACCACGAACAAGTTATATATACTAACTTTTCATTTATGGTTGCAGTTCATGCAAGATCTTATGGAACTATATTTTCAACACTATGTTCAAGTGAACAGATTGAAGAAGCACATGAATGGGTAATTAAAACTGAAAGTTTACAGGAAAGAGCAAGATTTTTAATACCGTATTATACAGGAGATGATCCTTTAAAATCTAAGGTTGCAGCAGCACTTATGCCTGGATTTTTATTATATGGAGGATTTTACTTACCATTTTATCTAGCTGCTAGGGCAAAACTACCTAACACTTCTGATATTATCAGACTTATATTAAGAGATAAAGTAATACATAACTATTATAGTGGTTATAAATACCAGAGAAAGGTAGAAAAACTACCATTAGAAAAACAAAAAGAAATGAAAGAATTTGTTTTTGATACATTATACAAATTAATAGAATTAGAAAAAGATTATCTACATGAACTATATGATGAATTTGGATTGGCAGAAGATGCTATTAAATTTAGTATATATAATGCAGGTAAATTTTTACAAAACTTGGGTTATGATAGTCCGTTCACAGAAGAGCAAACACACATAAAACCTGAAGTTTTTGCACAATTATCAGCTAGAGCAGATGAAAATCATGATTTCTTCTCTGGTAATGGTTCTTCGTATATTATGGGTATAAATGAAGAAACCGAAGACGAGGATTGGGAGTTTTAA